Proteins from a genomic interval of Gordonia sp. SL306:
- the aspS gene encoding aspartate--tRNA ligase, whose product MLRTHLAGSLRRADASQTVTVAGWVARRRDHGGVVFIDLRDSSGLVQVVFRDEAVAEAAHRLRAEFCVAVTGVVEERPAGSENPNLSSGEIEINAVGLEVLNASAPLPFQLDEAPGEEARLHYRYLDLRREGPARALRLRSQVNAAARGVLADHDFVEIETPTLTRSTPEGARDFLVPARLQPGTFYALPQSPQLFKQLLMVAGMERYYQIARCYRDEDFRADRQPEFTQLDLEMSFVDQDDVIALAEEVLAALWKLIGVEITTPIPRITYADAMRRYGSDKPDLRFELELVECTDYFVDTPFRVFQAPYVGAVVMPGGASQPRRQLDAWQEWAKQRGAKGLAYVLVGDDGELGGPVAKNLSDAERAGLVAHVGAEPGDCVFFAAGPAKAQRALLGAARGEIASRLGLIKDDAWAFTWVVDAPLFEPADDATASGDVAVGSGAWTAVHHAFTAPKPESLDALETDPGSALAYAYDIVCNGNEIGGGSIRIHQREVQERVFEIMGIGHDEAEEKFGFLLDAFAYGAPPHGGIAFGWDRITALLAGENSIREVIAFPKSGGGVDPLTDAPAAITPQQRKESGIDAKPVVRKQADTDAEGVAAEAGGGA is encoded by the coding sequence GTGCTCCGCACGCATCTCGCCGGTTCGCTTCGCCGCGCCGACGCCTCGCAGACCGTCACCGTCGCCGGTTGGGTCGCCCGTCGTCGCGATCACGGAGGCGTGGTCTTCATCGATCTGCGCGACAGCTCCGGACTGGTCCAGGTCGTCTTCCGTGACGAGGCCGTCGCGGAGGCGGCCCATCGACTCCGCGCCGAGTTCTGCGTGGCGGTCACGGGCGTCGTCGAGGAACGGCCCGCCGGTAGCGAGAACCCGAACCTGTCGTCGGGCGAGATCGAGATCAACGCAGTGGGCCTCGAGGTGCTGAACGCCTCGGCGCCGCTGCCCTTCCAGCTCGACGAGGCACCCGGCGAAGAGGCCCGTCTGCACTACCGGTACCTCGACCTGCGTCGCGAGGGACCTGCCCGCGCCTTGCGATTGCGTTCCCAGGTGAACGCGGCGGCCCGCGGCGTGCTCGCCGACCACGACTTCGTCGAGATCGAGACGCCGACGCTGACGCGCTCGACGCCGGAGGGCGCCCGCGACTTCCTGGTGCCCGCACGCCTGCAGCCGGGCACCTTCTATGCCCTGCCGCAGAGCCCGCAGCTGTTCAAACAGCTCCTGATGGTCGCCGGGATGGAGCGCTATTACCAGATCGCGCGCTGTTATCGCGACGAGGATTTCCGTGCCGACCGGCAGCCGGAGTTCACCCAGCTCGACCTCGAGATGAGCTTTGTCGATCAGGACGATGTGATCGCGCTCGCCGAGGAGGTACTGGCGGCCCTGTGGAAGTTGATCGGTGTGGAGATCACCACCCCGATCCCGCGCATCACCTACGCCGACGCGATGCGGCGGTACGGATCCGACAAGCCGGATCTGCGGTTCGAGCTCGAACTGGTCGAGTGCACCGACTATTTCGTCGACACCCCGTTCCGGGTGTTCCAGGCGCCCTACGTGGGTGCGGTCGTGATGCCGGGTGGGGCGTCGCAGCCCCGCCGCCAGCTCGACGCCTGGCAGGAATGGGCGAAGCAGCGCGGCGCCAAGGGGCTGGCCTACGTGCTCGTCGGTGACGACGGCGAACTCGGCGGCCCGGTCGCCAAAAACCTCTCCGACGCCGAACGCGCCGGACTCGTCGCCCACGTCGGGGCCGAGCCGGGTGACTGTGTCTTCTTCGCCGCCGGACCGGCCAAGGCGCAGCGCGCTCTGCTGGGTGCCGCCCGCGGTGAGATCGCATCGCGTCTCGGCCTCATCAAGGACGATGCGTGGGCGTTCACCTGGGTTGTCGACGCGCCGCTGTTCGAGCCGGCCGACGACGCGACCGCGAGTGGTGACGTCGCCGTCGGTTCGGGCGCCTGGACCGCGGTGCACCATGCGTTCACCGCGCCCAAGCCCGAGTCGCTGGACGCGCTGGAGACCGATCCGGGGTCGGCACTGGCCTACGCATACGACATCGTCTGCAACGGCAACGAGATCGGTGGCGGGTCGATCCGTATCCATCAGCGCGAAGTGCAGGAGCGCGTGTTCGAGATCATGGGCATCGGCCACGACGAGGCAGAGGAGAAGTTCGGCTTCCTGCTCGACGCCTTCGCCTACGGCGCGCCCCCGCACGGCGGGATCGCATTCGGCTGGGACCGCATCACCGCCCTGCTGGCGGGGGAGAACTCGATCCGAGAGGTGATCGCGTTCCCGAAGTCGGGCGGTGGAGTCGATCCGCTCACCGACGCCCCTGCGGCGATCACACCGCAGCAGCGCAAGGAGTCGGGGATCGACGCCAAGCCGGTGGTCCGGAAGCAGGCGGACACCGACGCAGAGGGCGTGGCGGCG